A single region of the Lysinibacillus sp. B2A1 genome encodes:
- a CDS encoding YqzM family protein, protein MNPFEGKNIQCRRNDAIDSGVGFGVSFGVFTLMFIIATVVEFVSK, encoded by the coding sequence ATGAATCCATTTGAAGGAAAAAACATACAATGTCGCCGCAATGATGCAATCGATTCTGGCGTTGGTTTCGGTGTATCATTTGGAGTGTTTACACTAATGTTTATCATCGCAACTGTAGTAGAATTCGTATCTAAATAA
- a CDS encoding DNA polymerase III subunit delta, whose amino-acid sequence MISTVWNNIKKAQLSPVYLLVGEENYFIDETVKRIKEAMGSEEELELSTFDLEEVPVDAVMDEADTIPFFSERKLIIAKNASFLKATEKGKEKIDHDVKRLEAWLANPSDFSITVFIAPYEKLDERKKVTKMMKEHALLVQAETPKEQDLAVWIQSVVKAEGNSITQNAIEQLVAMVGPNMLQLQMEIEKLSLYLGDGGEITTSLVEDLVAKTLEQDAFKMLNAYFANDSVAALTIYHDLLRQKQEPIMLVGLLASNVRTMSNVFYLLKKGYHPQQIAKNLKIHPYRVKLMVEQRNRPSEESLLKALYQLAEVDLQLKSTGGNRERYLELFLLRQL is encoded by the coding sequence ATGATTTCAACGGTTTGGAACAATATCAAAAAAGCACAGCTCTCACCTGTTTATTTACTTGTTGGTGAAGAAAACTATTTTATAGATGAAACGGTTAAACGAATAAAAGAGGCAATGGGGTCAGAAGAAGAGCTAGAATTGTCTACATTTGATTTAGAGGAAGTGCCAGTCGATGCTGTGATGGATGAAGCGGACACCATTCCTTTTTTCTCTGAGCGTAAGCTTATTATAGCCAAAAATGCCTCTTTTTTAAAGGCGACTGAAAAAGGGAAGGAAAAAATCGACCATGACGTTAAGCGATTAGAGGCATGGCTGGCGAATCCCTCTGATTTTTCGATAACTGTATTTATCGCACCCTATGAAAAATTAGACGAACGTAAAAAAGTAACAAAAATGATGAAGGAACATGCACTATTAGTACAAGCTGAGACACCAAAAGAACAGGATTTAGCCGTATGGATTCAAAGTGTTGTTAAAGCAGAGGGCAATAGTATTACACAGAATGCTATTGAGCAGCTTGTAGCGATGGTTGGACCAAATATGCTACAGCTGCAAATGGAAATCGAGAAGCTAAGTCTATATTTAGGTGATGGTGGGGAGATTACAACTTCGTTAGTCGAGGATTTAGTTGCTAAAACATTAGAGCAGGATGCCTTTAAAATGTTAAATGCTTATTTTGCAAATGACTCTGTCGCGGCATTGACTATTTACCATGATTTATTGCGTCAAAAGCAAGAGCCTATCATGCTTGTCGGATTGCTTGCATCAAATGTACGTACGATGTCCAATGTATTTTATTTATTGAAAAAAGGCTACCATCCGCAGCAAATTGCAAAAAATTTAAAGATACATCCATATCGTGTTAAGTTAATGGTTGAGCAGCGTAATCGTCCATCGGAGGAGAGCCTATTGAAAGCGTTGTATCAATTAGCAGAAGTAGATTTACAGTTAAAGTCGACTGGTGGAAATCGTGAGCGTTATTTGGAACTTTTCTTATTGCGTCAACTCTAA
- a CDS encoding 30S ribosomal protein S20: MPNIKSAIKRVKVNAKANVANSQAKSAMRTTVKKAENAVAANAENAQELLQAAYKSLDKAASKGLIHKNAAARKKSRLAKKA, encoded by the coding sequence ATGCCAAACATTAAATCTGCAATTAAACGCGTAAAAGTTAACGCAAAAGCTAACGTTGCTAACTCTCAAGCTAAATCTGCAATGCGTACTACAGTGAAAAAAGCTGAAAACGCTGTTGCTGCTAATGCTGAAAACGCACAAGAACTTTTACAAGCAGCTTACAAATCTTTAGATAAAGCAGCTTCAAAAGGACTTATCCACAAAAACGCGGCGGCTCGTAAAAAGTCTCGCCTTGCTAAAAAAGCGTAA
- a CDS encoding GPR endopeptidase — translation MQNLNWQRTDLIDESEEVVLHQTKEQKETLEQSSGIQIEDRTAGRVKITDVLVNAEGEKQIGKKEGQYITLSVPTLRLDDHDGFDQLENELLENFQKMHEAISWNKEDKILIIGLGNRTITPDAIGPYLIDHLHSLDVIDEKFVMYAPGVTGQTGYETGEFVAAIAERLKPKLIIVVDALATRASNRLCKTIQLTNTGIHPGSGVGNQRKEISYEMLGIPVTAIGIPTVVDAPVLIADAVELMLRSIAARVAERSKPSSKLSLSSWQPDIHKELDMSLVKPIFGEWATWSKEERQQLFEETFAGSHTQLMVTPKEADYWIDSYAKLVSSMLMKWANKL, via the coding sequence ATGCAAAATTTAAATTGGCAACGTACGGATTTAATCGACGAATCTGAAGAGGTAGTGTTACATCAAACGAAAGAGCAGAAAGAAACACTGGAACAATCGAGTGGCATTCAAATTGAAGATCGGACTGCTGGTCGAGTAAAAATTACTGATGTGTTAGTGAATGCAGAAGGGGAAAAGCAAATTGGTAAAAAGGAAGGTCAATATATTACCCTCTCTGTACCAACCCTGAGGCTAGATGATCACGATGGTTTTGATCAGCTTGAGAATGAGTTGCTTGAGAATTTTCAAAAAATGCATGAAGCAATATCATGGAATAAAGAAGACAAAATTTTAATTATTGGATTGGGTAATCGTACCATTACGCCTGATGCAATAGGGCCATATCTTATTGATCATTTGCATAGCCTTGATGTAATTGATGAAAAATTTGTCATGTATGCCCCTGGTGTAACAGGACAAACAGGCTATGAAACAGGAGAATTTGTAGCCGCTATAGCAGAGCGATTAAAACCTAAATTAATTATTGTTGTCGATGCATTGGCGACAAGAGCCAGCAATCGATTATGTAAAACAATTCAGTTAACGAATACAGGTATCCATCCAGGCTCTGGCGTAGGAAATCAGCGTAAGGAAATTTCCTATGAAATGCTGGGTATTCCCGTAACAGCAATCGGTATCCCTACAGTTGTTGATGCGCCAGTATTAATTGCAGATGCTGTTGAGCTTATGCTACGTTCAATAGCTGCACGGGTTGCAGAACGGAGTAAGCCGTCATCCAAATTGTCTTTGTCATCTTGGCAGCCAGATATTCATAAAGAATTAGATATGTCTTTAGTAAAACCAATTTTTGGTGAGTGGGCAACTTGGTCAAAAGAGGAGCGTCAACAATTGTTTGAAGAGACGTTTGCAGGCTCACATACACAGCTAATGGTGACGCCAAAGGAAGCAGATTATTGGATAGATAGCTATGCAAAACTCGTTTCATCTATGCTGATGAAATGGGCAAATAAACTCTAA
- a CDS encoding stage II sporulation protein P: MLKKLQWSFGLLLFFFVLPVIAGQLPFNKQASTPIKQPEDKQVVFAATNLAEQSALEQTEESNPFKVLLLFTHSQESYQPMVKAVSGKAEVYDEKTNIYNLQGAISKHFSMNGIQTDVLDVDVMKVMKLEGKTFPDAYNTVRPYLSKRLQEQTYDLVIDLHRDSAKKNATTITHNNESYARIAIVVGAEHKNYRWNTAYAESLSAAMNEIVPKISRGVISKSGDNVDGRYNQDLTKEMILIELGGIDNTEDELNRTIAIIGKAIAKSFITENQDS; the protein is encoded by the coding sequence TTGCTAAAAAAACTACAGTGGTCATTTGGTTTATTATTGTTCTTCTTCGTATTACCTGTCATTGCTGGGCAACTTCCGTTCAACAAGCAAGCATCGACTCCGATTAAACAACCCGAGGATAAGCAAGTCGTGTTTGCCGCTACGAATTTAGCTGAACAAAGTGCACTAGAGCAAACAGAAGAATCGAATCCTTTTAAAGTATTATTATTATTTACGCATTCTCAAGAATCCTATCAACCAATGGTGAAAGCTGTCAGTGGGAAAGCAGAAGTTTATGATGAGAAAACAAATATTTATAATTTACAAGGTGCTATTTCTAAGCATTTTAGTATGAATGGTATTCAAACGGATGTTTTAGATGTTGATGTTATGAAGGTAATGAAGCTTGAGGGGAAAACTTTTCCAGATGCTTATAATACGGTGCGACCTTATTTATCTAAACGTTTGCAAGAGCAAACCTATGATTTAGTTATTGATTTGCATCGAGATTCTGCTAAGAAAAATGCTACAACGATTACACACAACAATGAGTCCTATGCTCGAATTGCCATTGTTGTAGGAGCTGAGCATAAAAATTATAGATGGAATACTGCTTATGCAGAAAGCTTATCGGCTGCTATGAATGAAATTGTGCCGAAAATCTCTAGAGGTGTGATCTCTAAAAGCGGTGACAATGTAGATGGACGCTATAATCAGGATTTAACGAAAGAAATGATTTTAATTGAACTAGGTGGAATAGATAATACAGAAGATGAATTGAATCGTACAATTGCGATAATTGGGAAAGCCATTGCCAAATCCTTTATTACAGAAAACCAAGATTCATAA
- a CDS encoding acetyltransferase produces the protein MSGKSFNHRYIPGLDGIRALAVLAVIAYHFNFRWASGGFLGVDIFFVLSGYLITSTILPLKGSQLSVGLKKFWLGRFRRLLPAAYVMIIVTFAWATLFHKELLHTLRGDAISSIFYSSNWWFIFHKLSYFDSFGSPSPLKNLWSLAIEEQFYLLWPVLLMLGLLIAKKQNKLAIFVFLGALGSAVLMAILYQPGADPSRVYYGTDTRSFELLIGCWLALIWPMKRLSTQKISTNHVYQLNSVSLVAFSIFIISILLVDEYQSFLYRGGMFVFCLNAAILIGCVCHPVSFLGKILSWKPLRWIGSRSYGIYLWHYPIIVLGTPVHEIGNPAYWRVALQLMLIFTIAELSYRFIEMPIRKDGFRCYFRQYFIFNKHKWGSFTLARKISTTLIPLFLLVFFTGMTGVVGEEKIESIESRPTNIKIDGGTQQPSTNHDSEKEQETSQQESLIDEEENVDSNTDQYAVEPEQEENETEVHESYNGILAIGDSVMIDIAKSLHNIYPSITIDAKIGRQVSQAVKLAPNYASFNQPDKAVIIQLGTNGYFTNAQIDTLLKAFSNADIYLVNTRVPRSWEGKVNQALQQKAQEYDNITLIDWYDSAINHPEFFAPDGVHLEQKGIASLTNLIQQAINPVH, from the coding sequence ATGTCAGGCAAGTCATTCAATCATCGTTATATCCCTGGACTCGATGGGATTAGAGCATTAGCAGTATTAGCTGTTATAGCTTATCATTTCAATTTCAGATGGGCCAGTGGGGGATTTTTAGGAGTCGATATCTTTTTTGTTTTATCAGGGTATTTAATTACCTCAACTATTTTACCTTTAAAAGGAAGTCAGTTGTCTGTTGGATTGAAGAAATTCTGGTTAGGACGATTTAGACGCTTACTGCCAGCTGCCTATGTCATGATTATTGTAACATTTGCATGGGCGACTCTATTTCATAAGGAGCTACTTCATACACTACGTGGTGATGCGATTTCCTCTATTTTTTATTCAAGTAATTGGTGGTTTATTTTTCACAAACTCTCCTATTTTGATAGTTTTGGTTCCCCTTCGCCGTTAAAGAATTTATGGTCGTTAGCCATTGAGGAACAATTTTATTTATTATGGCCAGTTCTTTTAATGCTCGGTCTTCTGATTGCCAAAAAGCAAAATAAGCTCGCTATTTTTGTTTTTCTGGGGGCACTCGGTTCTGCGGTGTTAATGGCTATACTATATCAACCAGGAGCAGATCCCAGTCGTGTATATTATGGAACAGATACGCGTTCTTTTGAATTACTAATAGGTTGCTGGTTGGCTCTTATCTGGCCGATGAAAAGACTTTCAACACAAAAAATCTCTACTAATCATGTCTATCAGCTAAATAGTGTAAGCTTAGTAGCTTTTAGTATTTTCATTATCAGTATTTTGTTGGTGGATGAATATCAATCTTTCCTATATCGAGGAGGGATGTTCGTATTTTGCTTAAATGCAGCCATCTTAATAGGTTGCGTATGTCACCCAGTTAGCTTTTTAGGAAAAATACTTTCTTGGAAACCTTTGCGTTGGATTGGTTCAAGATCATATGGGATTTATCTATGGCATTATCCAATTATTGTTTTAGGTACTCCAGTACACGAAATAGGCAATCCAGCTTATTGGCGAGTTGCTTTACAGCTGATGCTTATCTTTACAATTGCAGAACTATCCTATCGTTTTATTGAAATGCCGATTCGTAAGGATGGGTTCCGCTGTTATTTTAGACAGTATTTTATATTCAATAAACACAAATGGGGAAGCTTCACGCTTGCTAGAAAAATTTCAACCACGCTCATTCCACTTTTCCTTCTAGTATTTTTTACTGGAATGACAGGGGTTGTAGGTGAAGAGAAAATAGAATCTATTGAGTCACGGCCTACGAATATTAAAATAGATGGTGGAACACAGCAGCCTTCAACCAATCATGATTCCGAAAAGGAGCAGGAAACATCTCAGCAGGAGTCATTAATTGATGAAGAAGAGAATGTTGATTCAAATACGGATCAATATGCAGTAGAGCCTGAGCAGGAGGAAAATGAGACAGAAGTTCATGAATCGTATAATGGAATATTGGCCATTGGCGATTCAGTAATGATAGATATTGCTAAGAGCTTACATAACATCTATCCTAGCATTACCATAGATGCAAAAATTGGTCGCCAAGTTTCACAAGCCGTTAAATTAGCTCCTAATTATGCTAGCTTTAATCAACCAGATAAAGCAGTCATCATTCAGCTCGGAACAAACGGCTACTTTACCAATGCTCAAATTGATACCTTATTAAAGGCTTTTTCTAATGCTGATATTTATCTAGTGAATACGCGTGTACCACGTTCCTGGGAGGGGAAAGTAAATCAAGCATTACAACAGAAAGCGCAGGAATATGATAATATTACTTTAATTGATTGGTATGATAGTGCGATCAACCATCCTGAGTTTTTCGCCCCAGACGGCGTCCATTTAGAGCAAAAGGGGATTGCTTCTTTAACAAATCTAATTCAACAAGCTATAAATCCTGTCCATTGA
- a CDS encoding cobalt ABC transporter permease — MKSFETFHPIVLFSFFVAAIGLSMFFMHPVYLVITIFSAISLNIALRRQPFLKDWKLYVPLFFLMAIINPMISHNGQLVLLYINGNALTVEAIMYGIAIATMIVAIMLWFSCYNIMMTSDKFIYLFGKVSPALSLTLSISLRLVPRFKHQLAQIVQAQKVIGMDYTAGSLWHRIKCTVRILSILITWALDNAIDTADSMKARGYGVKKRTAFSLFIFERRDGYILAIIILLFLSNLAASVIGTTAFYFYPTFGVIKWDIVSILFYSSYFILLSIPLAIEIRGALKWRSLKSTM, encoded by the coding sequence ATGAAGTCATTTGAAACATTTCACCCTATCGTCCTTTTTTCTTTTTTTGTCGCTGCTATCGGCTTATCCATGTTTTTTATGCACCCAGTCTATTTAGTTATTACCATTTTTTCAGCGATAAGCTTAAATATAGCCTTACGCAGACAGCCTTTTTTAAAGGACTGGAAGCTATATGTACCTCTGTTTTTCTTAATGGCGATTATTAATCCAATGATTAGTCATAATGGGCAGCTTGTATTGCTTTATATAAATGGCAATGCACTTACTGTAGAGGCAATTATGTATGGAATCGCAATTGCCACAATGATTGTCGCTATTATGCTATGGTTTAGCTGCTATAATATCATGATGACATCAGATAAGTTTATTTATTTGTTTGGGAAAGTGTCACCAGCATTATCGCTAACATTGTCGATTTCATTGCGTTTAGTTCCGCGTTTTAAGCATCAGCTAGCGCAAATTGTCCAAGCACAAAAGGTAATCGGCATGGATTATACAGCTGGCTCATTATGGCATCGTATCAAATGTACAGTGCGTATTTTATCTATTTTGATTACTTGGGCATTGGATAATGCCATTGATACGGCTGATTCTATGAAAGCTCGTGGCTATGGTGTCAAAAAGCGAACCGCCTTTTCACTTTTTATTTTTGAGCGTCGGGACGGCTACATTTTGGCAATCATTATCTTGCTTTTTCTTAGCAATTTAGCTGCAAGTGTAATTGGCACAACAGCATTTTATTTTTATCCAACTTTCGGAGTGATTAAATGGGATATCGTAAGTATTCTATTTTATAGTAGCTATTTCATTCTACTCTCTATTCCATTAGCAATCGAAATCAGGGGGGCATTAAAATGGCGATCGTTAAAATCAACAATGTAA
- a CDS encoding cobalt ABC transporter ATP-binding protein — protein sequence MAIVKINNVSFTYPNEANPILKNINLTIHQGEFIVLIGQSGCGKSTLLRHFKRELRPHGEMTGTIFYKDCDLEQLNAEVAAADIGYVFQNPDNQIVTDKVWHELAFGLESLGIDSPTIRRRVAEMANFFGIQKWFHHKTTELSGGQKQLLNLASIMVMQPKLLLLDEPTSQLDPIAALEFIQTLHRLNKELGITIILIEHRLEEVLTLADRVFIMEEGSILFDGPPKETLKALPENHAMITALPTTTKIFHLLNGIGPVPLTIREGQRWLRNQRYTFSSSHTIPTISQTKTDIVLEAKDIAFRYEKNGMDIVHHFNLQVKEQEFITIIGGNGTGKSTVLAILSGLQKPYHGKVFLFNKAIKSYSSKQLYQQYLTLLPQNPKTLFVQKTVHQELDDMAHLHKVSEAKIQETVQLFNLTHLLNRHPYDLSGGEQQKLALAKLLIIEPKILLLDEPTKGLDAHAKEELGAILKDLQAKGMTIIMVTHDIEFSAQYSNRCALFFDGSIVSEGEPRAFYSGNNFYTTAAHRISRDLLSNAITCEDVVSLCKETFV from the coding sequence ATGGCGATCGTTAAAATCAACAATGTAAGCTTTACTTATCCTAACGAAGCAAATCCAATATTAAAAAATATTAATCTCACTATTCATCAAGGTGAGTTTATAGTACTAATAGGACAATCAGGCTGTGGGAAAAGTACATTACTGCGCCATTTCAAGCGAGAATTGCGCCCACATGGAGAGATGACAGGTACTATTTTCTACAAAGACTGTGACTTAGAGCAGCTAAATGCTGAAGTGGCTGCGGCAGACATTGGTTATGTATTTCAAAATCCTGATAACCAAATTGTTACAGATAAAGTATGGCATGAGCTTGCTTTTGGACTAGAAAGCCTAGGGATTGATTCACCAACCATACGACGCAGAGTAGCTGAAATGGCCAATTTCTTCGGCATTCAAAAATGGTTTCATCATAAAACAACCGAGCTTTCTGGCGGACAAAAGCAATTATTAAATTTAGCATCTATTATGGTGATGCAGCCAAAATTGCTGTTGCTAGATGAGCCAACATCGCAATTAGATCCAATAGCGGCATTGGAGTTCATTCAAACACTGCATCGTTTAAATAAAGAACTAGGCATTACGATTATTTTAATTGAGCATCGACTCGAGGAAGTGCTCACACTCGCAGATCGTGTATTTATTATGGAGGAGGGTAGTATTTTATTTGATGGTCCGCCTAAGGAAACTTTAAAGGCTTTACCAGAAAATCACGCCATGATTACAGCACTACCAACAACTACGAAAATTTTCCATCTGCTGAACGGTATAGGGCCTGTTCCTCTTACTATTCGTGAGGGACAACGCTGGCTAAGAAATCAGCGATATACCTTTTCTTCTTCGCACACAATTCCTACAATATCCCAAACTAAAACAGATATTGTATTAGAGGCAAAGGATATAGCTTTTCGTTACGAAAAGAACGGCATGGATATTGTCCATCATTTTAATTTGCAGGTGAAGGAGCAGGAATTTATAACGATAATCGGGGGAAATGGCACTGGAAAATCCACAGTTCTTGCTATTTTATCTGGGTTACAAAAGCCTTATCATGGCAAGGTATTTTTATTCAATAAGGCAATAAAAAGCTACAGTAGTAAACAATTATACCAACAATATTTAACCTTATTACCGCAGAATCCGAAAACATTATTTGTACAAAAAACGGTGCATCAAGAGCTAGATGACATGGCTCATTTACATAAGGTGTCAGAAGCAAAAATTCAAGAAACTGTTCAATTGTTTAATTTAACTCATTTATTAAATCGACATCCGTATGATTTAAGTGGGGGTGAGCAGCAAAAGCTAGCACTCGCAAAGCTTTTAATAATAGAACCTAAAATTTTGCTGCTAGATGAGCCGACAAAAGGTCTTGATGCACATGCAAAAGAAGAACTCGGAGCAATATTAAAAGATTTACAAGCAAAAGGCATGACAATCATTATGGTGACACATGATATTGAATTTTCTGCACAATACAGCAATAGATGTGCTCTGTTTTTTGATGGTAGTATCGTCTCTGAGGGAGAGCCTCGAGCATTTTATAGTGGAAACAATTTTTATACAACTGCTGCACATCGAATATCAAGAGATCTATTAAGCAATGCCATTACATGTGAGGATGTAGTATCACTATGCAAAGAAACATTCGTTTAA
- a CDS encoding ECF transporter S component: MQRNIRLIMSLIVILVLIPLTLYAGITVFADRKYYFISIVVMILACVPFFLSFERRKPQPREILVIAVMSAISVAGRALFVVTPGFKPVAAITAITGFSLGAEAGFLTGAMSALVSNMFFGQGPWTPFQMFMWGMIGFIAGLLGKTGIMHKKIPLIVFGIFAGIFFSFGMDIWGTISMYGIFSWEAYTLALTSAVPFMIIYAISNVIFLLLLAKPIREKLDRIKNKYGILQ, encoded by the coding sequence ATGCAAAGAAACATTCGTTTAATTATGTCACTCATTGTTATCCTAGTTTTAATTCCACTTACTTTATATGCGGGTATTACAGTATTTGCTGACCGCAAATATTATTTTATTTCAATTGTCGTTATGATTTTAGCGTGTGTCCCATTCTTCCTATCATTTGAGCGTAGGAAGCCACAGCCACGTGAAATTTTAGTGATAGCAGTGATGTCAGCTATTTCAGTGGCAGGTCGTGCCTTATTTGTTGTTACTCCTGGCTTTAAGCCTGTAGCAGCTATTACGGCTATTACAGGGTTTTCACTTGGCGCGGAAGCAGGATTTTTAACAGGGGCAATGTCTGCATTAGTTTCGAATATGTTTTTTGGACAAGGTCCTTGGACACCGTTTCAAATGTTTATGTGGGGAATGATAGGTTTTATTGCGGGCTTGTTAGGTAAAACGGGGATAATGCATAAAAAAATCCCCCTTATTGTATTTGGTATTTTTGCAGGGATCTTCTTCTCGTTTGGTATGGACATTTGGGGAACAATATCCATGTATGGTATTTTCAGCTGGGAGGCTTACACACTGGCACTAACTTCAGCAGTACCCTTTATGATAATCTATGCAATTTCAAATGTGATTTTTCTACTATTGCTTGCTAAACCGATTAGAGAAAAGCTAGATCGAATAAAAAATAAATATGGTATATTACAATAG
- the mraW gene encoding 16S rRNA (cytosine(1402)-N(4))-methyltransferase has translation METTWQREDVTQHYLEQVRGGIPFGAEQAGLMLQIVDHFVKEPKTIMDLGCGNGLLAKILLRTYSIANAICIDHSSPMIEQAKINMASYQKRCELHVGDFSQQIERYAEANSVDVIVSGYAIHHLPHNMKKALYTDIYKLLKPSGIFINIEHTASVTEELEKLHDKLFIDHLTAFNKGDRDEIAFEYYSRPDKVDNILELMLV, from the coding sequence ATGGAAACAACATGGCAAAGAGAAGATGTTACACAACATTATTTAGAGCAAGTAAGAGGAGGTATTCCATTTGGAGCGGAACAAGCTGGTTTAATGTTACAGATTGTTGATCACTTCGTAAAAGAGCCTAAAACGATAATGGATTTAGGATGCGGAAATGGTCTTTTAGCAAAAATATTACTTCGTACGTACTCTATTGCAAATGCAATTTGTATTGATCATTCATCACCAATGATTGAACAGGCAAAAATAAACATGGCTTCTTATCAAAAACGTTGTGAGCTCCATGTAGGTGATTTTAGTCAACAAATTGAACGTTATGCAGAAGCAAATAGTGTAGATGTTATTGTTTCTGGCTATGCTATTCACCACTTACCTCATAATATGAAAAAAGCATTATATACTGACATTTATAAGTTACTAAAACCAAGTGGTATTTTTATAAATATTGAACATACTGCTTCAGTAACAGAAGAACTTGAAAAACTGCACGATAAGCTATTTATTGATCATTTAACAGCCTTTAATAAAGGAGATAGAGATGAAATAGCTTTTGAATATTATAGTCGCCCTGATAAAGTGGATAATATTTTAGAACTGATGTTAGTCTAA